ggggtttggggggggtttggAATTGGGGCTGTGTGCAGGTAcagtttgtggggtttggggtacACAGTTTGTGGGGATTGGGAGTGGGGTACACAGTTTGTGGGGATTGGAACAGGGGCTGTGTGTAGGAACAcggtttgtggggtttgggggggtttggggtacATAGTTTGTGGGGTTTGGAATTGGGGCTGTGTGCAGGTAcagtttgtggggtttgggagtGGGGTACAcagtttgtggggtttggggtacacagtttgtggggtttgggagtGGGGTACAcagtttgtggggtttgggagtggggctgctcCCCAATGAGCCCAGCTGTGAACAGCAggtgagccatggagtgcccagctgtgctgaccaaagggcacagagggcacacaggtgccCTGCATGAACGTGAGGGGTACAAAGTAAAGAAGAGAGAGACACCAGAGGCAGCAGCGAGGTTGGGAGTGTTTCTATTGGATACAGGATACACACGAGGAGGTTTCTGTACCTTAACagggaaaagacagagaaaaagggGGTTTGGTGAATTTCTAaggggttttgctttttctgcagtCCAGAtgtcagcagcagccctgctcagcctggctgggttACATTCATGGATCATCCCAGAGGAACCAGCAGGGGCTGGAAGACAAAgccaccacagctccagggactgTCCCAGTGCATgtccagcagggctctgtggagCCTCAGAGCCCGTCCATGCTGCCCTCCTCAGATCTGGAttcccaggaggaaaaggagatgtGGAGGCAGGTCCTTCATGGAGGGGAGATgtgagagcagctgtggtgcCAGAGGAGAGTCCCAGAGGGATCCACTGGATACACCCAGGGTGGGGATCAGCTCCCAGCACGAGGGAGGCAATGCTGGGAGTGAAGTCTGTCACAAACAGAAGCTGCAGCGAGGTTCCAAGCGAGCCGAGTCTTCCAAAAGATCAGGGAAAGACAAAGTCCTGACAAACCAaggaaaatcccaaaccctGGTGCCAGCAGGTGCCACAGCTGTCCCCAAACTCCCTCCCAGCACACGCAGGCCCCTGGGGtgaggcagcactggggagatGCTGTTCcaagcagggagggaaagcagaggtggggctggggtAGCACAGgcacccccaggagcagccccaggtgcaaTCCAGGAGCTGATCccggctggagcagcagctccaggagctcacACAGCTCTGAGGTTTGATCtgatcctcctgcagccccagctccgtGGATGCCTCCAGGGCCAGGGGGCAcctccccagtccctgtgcaCAACGATGCAAACACTTGGGAATGAGACCTTTGGGATAACTGTTTAATACACTTTGTGCACGTGTGCGTTCAGCAAAGAGGCAACTGTGAATTATAAGGCGGTTTTGAGATTGGCAGGGCCTGGCAAGAGCAAAAAATTCCCAAGGGTGGGACCAGGCACCCccttttgctgcttctcctggtCCCCATTGCAGACACAGGGCCCACGGAGAGCAGGGAACGGCCTCTTGTGCCCTCAGCTCACACAcgagctgccagcagagccagaccaggagctccctcctgcctggcagggggaagagggagaatccagtgctgggaatgttctggaattctcccagctctgctgtcacttCAGGGTGGAGTCCTTGTGATGGTGGAGGCGTGTCCTTTGTCCCTGTGCTTGTCCCTGCCAGTGACCAGGTCCTTTAGTGAGAGGGACAATCAGCTGAGGCTCCATATTTTCAATATTcacacaggcagggagctgggcccTTCTGCTTCTTATGGATATCCATAGATATAAAGTGTTGCCCTGCACATTtttatatatcttatatatatatatgtatatatatatataaaatcttaaaaaaaaaaccctccaaaaaccTAAACTAGGAAATCTCCCATCCCCAGGagggctgtgtcctgtcctttcccagctgtcccaggaCAGGGAGAGTGGAATCTAAAGCAGCTCCCAGGtcaccctccctcccccagctggGGCTCAGTCAGTGCCCTGCTCAGTCccgctctgccctgctgcccccgtGCTCAGTTCTGCCAGGGCTCCTGTGGGATCCGGGCTCTGTGGGGCCTTTCCTGGGCTCAGGGAGTCTGGAGCTGCCTCAGAGCTGTCCCGTGGGGGCTCCTtcaggggctccagcagctcagtgtgGGCACACAGGTCCTGCACCTTCTTGTTGAGGTCGTTGCGCTCCGTCTGCAGCGCCcggcacagcttctccaggcgCTGGATCttcacctgcagcccctccagctccttgtCCCGCAGGGTTTTCTGCAGGAGAGAGGCACAGAGGGAGAGCTGAAACCTCAAAAGGGACAGGAGAGAACAGGGACAGGTTTGAaatgcagggagggcagggttaggtgggatcttggctggcacagggtgctccagctccttgtccCACAGGGTtttctgcagggagagaggcaCAGAGGGAGAGACAGAAGCCCAGAGGGATAGGAGGGGATAGGGACAGGTGTGAaatgcagggagggcagggttaggtggatattgggatggaattcctgcctgtgagagtgggcaggccctggcacagggtgcccagagaggctgtggatccctgaagtgtccaaggccaggcttggagaaacctgggataactgaaggtgtccctgcccacggcaggggtggaatgggatgaactttccacccaaaccattccatggctgATTCTGGGGAAACCAAGCAAACCCTCAGCACCCAAAGCACCAAGGagcttcctcctccctctgccctcacaGAGCACGAGGCAGggcctgtcctgtccccatcccaccctccccagctgctccagagcctcccTCACCTCCTCTGCCATCTCCAGCAGGGCCTTGTTGCTGCTCTCCCAGCGGGAGCGGTACATGGTggtctccttctccagcttcttgATTTTCTTGGTCATctacagaagcacagaaagggCACAAATCGAGTCACAAAATGTCCTGACCCCCACAGGGATCAAAAGAAACACACCCCAGGGAGAGCAGTGCAGTGACATCCCACAGGTCCTCATGTGTCACCCCAGATTTTGGGTGTAGAcctaaaattaatgaaatttggAGCTGGGGGAAAAAGCAGCACCCACCTTCTCCATCTCCTGTTTGAACGTTGTGAACACTTCACTGCTTTTGGAAAGGGTGTTCTGGAACTCCTCAAACTTCTCAGTGTACAGAGCCAGCTGTGGGGAGACACAGGGAGCTCATGGCACcagggcctggggaggggagagcccagccagggctgagctgctgccctgggacaaggacaaacagcaggagctgctctgccaaaGGCAAATTCTGTCCCAGGGAAACATCCTGAGAGCACAGAGTTCCACAAACTCCTCCTGGCTGATCCCAtgactgctcccagcactgggaaacAACCCCTGAACAAAGTCTCAGCTCATAAAACCAAAGCCAGcagggatcctgcccctctgttTTCCAGATTAAAGAGCTTTGGGTTGttcagggagggaaggagggaaatccccaaacaaaacaagctgAGCAGGGAACTCACCTGCTGCTTGAGGTGGGTCTCCTGCTGCTTCATCAGCTCACACATCCTCTGTGATTCCACagcttccttcagcagctggggaaggagagcaaAGGAGTTACCTGGGAAtgctcctggcccagccctgctcaggagaGGCatgaggagcacagcagggctccagcctggctcctggaCATGCCAAGATCTGGGACAACACCCAGGGATCCACACTAAGACCCCAAAAGTGCCTCAATCAACCGCTCCAACACTTACAAAATCCTTCTCCCGCTGGtgcctctcctctgcctccttcagCATCTCCTGGGCCTGCTGCAGTTTGGCatccaccagctgctgctgcagctccttgtgctTGAACACCTTGTCAATGTGCTGCAGGGggaacagcacagctcagggcacacCCAGAGCACCAGGAAAGGCTCCCAGTCCTGACCACAAaattcctctgcctgccctgaaggcctccagcccctgcctggggggCTCAGAGTCAAAACCagctgtgcctttgattttagcccttAGAATAAACAATTCCCACCTTTgcatgaagaattacaagtcaagagagtttaggcagaatgacagtgaatttatcacagggtgaaaaatagatttttttggggtttttagaatgagAGTTCAAGAAGCAAGATAGAAGAATCCAAGTGTGtccagtctttctccttcttcttcttagtctccacctcccactgtgatggtggcacttttagattagTTTAcagtagaagctcactgtctaacataggtaaTAGGTATTAGGAAGTTatagtaaatattttacatgtagtttttagtataaaaagataacaccagtGTGCCTCAACCTTGCCAGACACACCTAGGGCGAGTCAGAGAAATAATgctataaataagaaataataaacaataaacACAAAAGAACCCTGACTCGTCAACTGCCAGgctaagaaaaagaagttttctgTATCTCAGCGTGCCTGTGGCCAtgagaggctgtggagaagctgaCCCACCTCCTCCCTGAGCTCGTACTGCTCGATGAGCTTCTTGAGCCTCTCGGCCAGCTCCATGTTCTCCTGGCGCAGCTTCGAGTTGCGCTCGTTGTGCTGCTCCATCTGCAGCTGGATGTCGTTCAGGGTCACCTGGAAGTGAGAGGTCacctccttcctcttctcctcctcctccctggcacGCTGGAcgccctcctcctgcagcagggatggggcaggtaAGGGAGGGACTCCCCAAAGTTATGTTTCCAACCTATCTGCTCTCCCGTTATTCCTTATATCCATCCCAAAACGATGTCCTTATGTCCACCACAAAACCTTCCTAAAACTGTGTTCACAACCCATTCAGCCTCCCATTACTCCTTATTTCCATCAGGAAAACTTCCCAAAATTACTCCTTATATCCATAagaaaaacctcccaaaatGATGTCCTTATAACCATCAGGAAATCTTCCCAAAATGATGTTCACAACCCATTCAGCCTCCTGTTATTCCTTATATCCACAAGAAAAACTTCCCAAAATTATGTTCCCAACTTATCCATCCTCCCATTATTCCTTCTATCCCTCAGAAAAACTTCCCAAAATTATATTCCCAACCCATTCAGCCTCCTTATATCTATAAGAAAAACTTCCCAAAATTATGTTCTTACATCCATCAGGAAAACTTCCCTAAATGTTCCTAACCCATTCAGCCTCATTCCTTATATCCATGAGGAAAATTTCCCAAAATTATGTTCTTATTTCCATCAGGAAAACCTTCCAAAATTATGTTCTCAATGAATTCAGCCTCCCATTATTCCTTATTTCCATAAGAAAAACTTCCCTAAATGATTTTCCCAACCCATCCAGCCTCCCATTATTCCTTATAAGAAAAACTTCCCAAAATGCTGTTCTTACATCCATGAGGAAAACTTCCCAAAATTATGTTCCAAATCAATTCAGCCTCCCATTATTCCTTATTTCCATAAGAAAAATTTCCCTAAATGCTGTTTTTACATCCATCAGGAAAATTTGCCTAAATGTTCCTAACCCATTCAGCCTCCTGTTATTCCTTGTATCCCTCAGGAAAACTTCCCAAAATTATGTCCTTATATCCCTCAGGAAAACTtcccaaattattttcctaatcCACTCAGCCTCCCATTATTCCTTATATTCCTCAGGAAAACTTCCCAAATGATGTTCCTAATCCACTCAGCCTCCCATTATTCCTTATATCCCTCAAGAAAACTTCCCAAATGATGTTCCTAATCCACTCAGCCTCCCATTATTCCTTATATCATCAGGAATGGATATAAGGAATCCCAAGATGATGTTCCCACCCCACTCAGCCTCCCACGACTCCTTCCACCCCTCAGGAAAGGACTCTGGGctctccccattccctccctccAGGGCACAAACCCTGAGACACCACCTCAGACACTGCAGGCAATGATGgcccaaccccaaaccccaaaccccaaaccctgccccagAGGGGTGAGGGCGCCCAGATGGCCCCCggggagcagcccaggggtAGGGCAGGATGAGGGGGCACCCTGAGGGTGCGGTTGTGTCTCTGCAGCTCCCGGCACAGGCTCTCCAGCTTGCTGCGTGCCAGGATGGCCTCAATCTGCAGGTgatccaccccaaaaccaccccaaaccccaaaccctgccctgccccagagcGGGGGCACCCCTGGCAGCACCTTGAGGGTGCGGttgtgcctctgcagctcccGGCACAGGCTCTCCAGCTTGCTGCGTGCCAGGATGGCCTTGCTGTGCTCGCTCTGCAGGTGATCCTTCTCCTGCACCAGCTGGCTCTGCTTCTTCTGCAGCATCCTCATCTGCTTCTGCGAGGTcctgtgctcctccagctgcgacagggcagagcacaggctgggggggcagcagggcagaggtgtCCCCATGAGGGGACACCATGTACCCTGCTgaggggacacctgaggggacaccatGTACCCTGCTgaggggacacctgaggggacGCCATTTACCCTCCTAAGGGGACACCATCTTCCTTCCTGAGGGGACACCATCTCCCCCCCTGAGGGGATACCTGAGGGGACAccacctgccctgctgaggggacacctgaggggacaccatCTTCCTTCCTGAGGGGACACCATCAGCTCCCCTGAGGGGACGCCTGAGGGGACACCATTTACCCTCCTAAGGGTAAATGCTCAGGGTGTTCAGGGTCTCCATCTTCCTTCCTgaggggacacctgaggggacGCCATCTTCATTCCTGAGGGGATGCCATCCATCCCATTGAGGGGATAGCTGAGGGGACAccacctgccctgctgaggggacacctgaggggacGCCATCTTCCTTTCTGAGGGGACACCATCTCCCCCCCTGAGGGGACGCCTGAGGGGACAGCATTTACCCTCCTAAGGGGACACCATCAGCACCCCTGAGGGGACACTTGAGGGGACACCATCCTCCCCCTGAGGAGACACCATCTGGCTGTGTGTCCCAAGGCCAGCAGGTTTGTGACacctcagggcagagcagcagtgacacagagcccaagggcttttccttttctccttcctcaaTTCCCACCCTGCTGGAATTGGAAGGAGCTCCAcgctcccccagcacagggaaaagcCACCCATGGGGCACTTTGGACATGCACAGGCAGCCCCAaacctcctccagctccacatCCATGCTTGGAACTCCACCTTGGCTCTGGTTAAACGTGGGATCAGGCTTTGTGTGGCTCAAACTGAGCTCCTCTTGCACCCGGATTTGCCAAAATCCCTTCCACAAACACCACCAGGCTTCACCCAGCAACACCCAccctctcctgggcagggaTGCAGTCCTGCAGGGATGCCAGGACACCACAAAGCTCCAGTGTGACCCTGGAAAGTCCCTCTCAAAgggctctcctgcctcccccagccccagcactcaccAACTCAGCGTATTTcttgcacagagctgccagtTTCTCCTCTGACGTGCTCAGGGTGTTCAGGGTCTGCATCAGCAAAGTGATTTCCTTGCCTGGAATGGGAATGATGTAATAAATGGCATAAAAATGGCTTTACACAGAGATCTGGCttggaaaggtggaaaaaggaggggctgagcaggttcccagtgcattcccaggATCTCCCCATGGTGGGagaacagctggagcagctggattttgttgattttggaggggaaaaccatccctgggctggctggagccagctgtgcccagcagaagACAAACCCATAGAATTCAGAGGCTGCACTGGGTGCAGAACAGAATGGAAGGATGCTCCCAAACACATCAAGGCTCTGACTTCCCCCAGTGGATAAAACGCTCTTATCCCCAATTTTATCCACCTTAAATGGACAAAATCCATTTATCCATGCACTGATATCCTCAGGAACAGGTGGAGCAGGGAATCCTTCCCCTAAACCCTTGGGGAGCTGGGAATCCTTCCCCATAACCCCTGAGGAACAGGGAATCCCCTATCTAAACCCTTAGGGAGCAGAGAATCCTTAATCTAAACCCTTGAGGAGCTGGGAATCCTTCCCCTAaacccctgaggagctgggaatccTTCCCCATAACCCTTGGGGAGCAGGAAATCTTTCCCCATAACCCTTGGGGAGCAGAGAATCCTTCACCTAAACCTTTGGGGAGCTGGGAATCCTTCACTTAAACCCTTGTGGAGCAGGAAATCCTTTATCTAAACCCTTGGGGAGCAGGAAATCCTTCCCCATAACCCTTGGGGAGCAGGAAATCCTTCATCTAAACCCCTGGGGAGTTGGAAATCCCTCACATAAACCCTTGGGGAGCAGAGAATCCTTCCCCTAAACCCCTGGGGAGTTAAAAATCTCTCACCTAAACCcttggctttctttttctcctgagctTTCTtctggtccctgtccccagcgtCCTCTCCAGGCCGGAACTCCTCGCTGCCCTTGGAGTTCTCCTTCTCGCCGTTGATCTCGGGGCCCCCCGGCTCCTGCTCCCCGTTCCTGGGGGAGTCACTGCGGCCCTTGTCGGGCTCCTCGGGGGTGTCCCCGTGCCCCCCATCCTCCCCTGGGTTCTCCTGGCTGGCATCCACACAGTAGGTGCTCAGGATGTCCTCCAGCTGCCGGCTCAGCTCCTCCGAGACGTCGCGAGAGGATTTGGGATcctcctggggagctgggagggcaaaaggaacagaaaaatggaTTCATTAATTGGTTTGTTCTCCTCCAGCCAGCTCTCATAAGCTCCTGGAGGTTTAtatcacacccaagatagctcagctaccttagaaggtataaaatcagcaggatgggtTCTGTGGGAGTGTTGGAAACCAAGCCCCTGACATCTGTCAAAAGGGAGaatttcccctctcccttcttcatttttttttgtgtgtgagctTGGAGCTTTTTAGCATGAGAATGGATTTGAAACCTGGGTaagagcagctggggatggagcaggcagAACatcctggcagcaggcaggagaggggaactcctccaggaaaacag
This portion of the Molothrus ater isolate BHLD 08-10-18 breed brown headed cowbird chromosome 24, BPBGC_Mater_1.1, whole genome shotgun sequence genome encodes:
- the TXLNA gene encoding alpha-taxilin; its protein translation is MKNQGVETKAAPRPSRTSSGMGLEEGDSPEAAAPPEAPQEDPKSSRDVSEELSRQLEDILSTYCVDASQENPGEDGGHGDTPEEPDKGRSDSPRNGEQEPGGPEINGEKENSKGSEEFRPGEDAGDRDQKKAQEKKKAKGLGKEITLLMQTLNTLSTSEEKLAALCKKYAELLEEHRTSQKQMRMLQKKQSQLVQEKDHLQSEHSKAILARSKLESLCRELQRHNRTLKEEGVQRAREEEEKRKEVTSHFQVTLNDIQLQMEQHNERNSKLRQENMELAERLKKLIEQYELREEHIDKVFKHKELQQQLVDAKLQQAQEMLKEAEERHQREKDFLLKEAVESQRMCELMKQQETHLKQQLALYTEKFEEFQNTLSKSSEVFTTFKQEMEKMTKKIKKLEKETTMYRSRWESSNKALLEMAEEKTLRDKELEGLQVKIQRLEKLCRALQTERNDLNKKVQDLCAHTELLEPLKEPPRDSSEAAPDSLSPGKAPQSPDPTGALAELSTGAAGQSGTEQGTD